GTGATGTAGATATCCCTTTTGCGGAAGGCGGTCTTCAAGCTGCTTTTCTCGTTCTTGAGAACATACGAAGAGGTCAGCTTGAGATAATCGCCCTGGATGCTGTCTTTGGTCAGGGCGGCCATTTCCGAAACAATCATGCCGGTCAGGATCATGAGTTCCGCAATGGGGCGGTAGTGCTCTTCCAGGCTTTCAAGGAACAGTTGCCAATCGCGGAAGCGAAGGGCAAGGCGTTCTTTCTTCTCGGTCTTCGGCAGCTTTTTGTGGATACCGTCGCAGGGGTTTTTTATTACCCAGCGGTAATGGTCGCAGGCGTCATTCCAAATGGCCCGAAAGGGTATCAGGATGTTGACCTTACGCGCCCGTGACAGGGGCTTGCCCTTGTTGGGGCCGGTTTTCCATTTCAGCGTTTCAGTGAACTTGTACAGTTCCTGGCCGGTGATCTGGTGAAAGGTCAGGTTCCTGAAGTGGGGCAGCATCCGCCGGATTGCTTCCTGATAGTCCCGGTGTTTGGTGGGGGAGCCAAAGGTGGGGAAGATGGTCTTCATC
The window above is part of the Trichlorobacter ammonificans genome. Proteins encoded here:
- a CDS encoding tyrosine-type recombinase/integrase, with amino-acid sequence MKTIFPTFGSPTKHRDYQEAIRRMLPHFRNLTFHQITGQELYKFTETLKWKTGPNKGKPLSRARKVNILIPFRAIWNDACDHYRWVIKNPCDGIHKKLPKTEKKERLALRFRDWQLFLESLEEHYRPIAELMILTGMIVSEMAALTKDSIQGDYLKLTSSYVLKNEKSSLKTAFRKRDIYITDAIRKRLDILVARAATPYLVTSARGSRLHSTDFAKVWKKAVDKAGIAPMTSYTARHTFAAWALTIGVNPLRLVKLMGHASKQMVYEVYGNYVEGLEEDAVAILDYFGRDFIEPRKKKNPALYGYSTGHSQGIVKPNYLIPLSY